One region of Quercus lobata isolate SW786 chromosome 2, ValleyOak3.0 Primary Assembly, whole genome shotgun sequence genomic DNA includes:
- the LOC115967312 gene encoding uncharacterized protein LOC115967312, which translates to MHDKLLQFQRNDVWTLVSRPEGEHIIGTKWIFRNKTDEEGNVIWNKARLVAQGYSQMEGVDYDETFALVARMESIRILLALACQLKFKFYQMDVKTAFLNGFLKEDIYVEQPKGFIDPHFPDHVPQESTLWVKASPQSLIRQKDSGRNVDPSLYRSMIGSLLYLTASRPDISYSIGVCARYQANPKESHMTALKRIIKYVKTTAEFGVWYSKDTSDVLARYSDADWAGNADDRKSTSGGCFLCG; encoded by the exons ATGCATGATAAACTTCTTCAGTTTCAGAGGAATGATGTTTGGACCTTGGTATCTAGACCGGAGGGTGAACACATCATTGGtacaaagtggatattccgTAACAAGACTGATGAGGAGGGCAATGTGATCTGGAACAAGGCTCGGcttgtagctcaaggatactctcaaatggaaggagtagactatgatgagaCATTTGCTCTGGTTGCCCGTATGGAGTCCATCAGAATTCTCCTTGCACTGGCCTGTCAATTAAAGTTCAAgttttatcaaatggatgtgaagactGCTTTCTTAAATGGATTTCTCAAAGAAGACATTTATGTGGAGCAACCAAAAGGGTTTATTGATCCAcactttccagatcatgtaccTCAAGAAAGTACTCTATGGGTTAAAGCAAGCCCccagagcttg ATTCGTCAAAAAGATTCAG GTAGGAATGTTGATCCTTCTCtttatagaagcatgataggtagtcttctttaccttactgctagtagacCTGACATTAGTTACAGTATTGGAGTttgtgctagatatcaggctAATCCCAAAGAGTCCCATATGACTGCTTTAAAgagaatcataaagtatgtcaaaaccactgcTGAGTTTGGTGTGTGGTACAGCAAGGACACAAGTGATGTCCTAGCTAGGtactctgatgctgattgggctgggaatgctgatgatagaaagagtacttcAGGGGGTTGTTTTctatgtgggtaa